A part of Lampris incognitus isolate fLamInc1 chromosome 21, fLamInc1.hap2, whole genome shotgun sequence genomic DNA contains:
- the LOC130131790 gene encoding pro-opiomelanocortin-like produces the protein MCPMWLLVVAVVGVARGAASQCWEHPVCQEPKSESSVLECIHLCHSDLTVETPAFPGDAHLHQDKRSYSMEHFRWGKPRRTKRYGGLRKSWDEKNRKTLMTLFKAVFNKDRQQQGIGERERGGSMEEERE, from the exons ATGTGTCCTATGTGGCTATTGGTCGTGGCAGTGGTGGGCGTGGCCAGGGGAGCTGCCAGTCAGTGCTGGGAGCATCCCGTGTGTCAAGAGCCAAAGTCTGAGAGCAGCGTgctg gaGTGTATCCATCTGTGTCACTCTGACCTCACTGTTGAGACGCCCGCATTCCCAGGCGACGCCCACCTCCA CCAGGACAAGCGCTCCTACTCCATGGAGCACTTCCGCTGGGGGAAGCCACGCCGCACCAAACGCTACGGCGGCTTGAGGAAGAGCTGGGACGAGAAGAACCGGAAAACCCTGATGACTCTGTTCAAGGCCGTCTTCAACAAGGACAGACAGCAGCAGGGgataggagagagggagagaggaggatccatggaggaggagagagaatga